Proteins encoded by one window of Pseudonocardia alni:
- the dnaN gene encoding DNA polymerase III subunit beta, with product MKFRVERDVLADAAAWVARSLPARPPVPVLGGVLIQSDGESGEKLTVSGFDYETSARVELDATVGEPGRTLVSGRLLADITRALPSKPVDLTVDGSRATINCGNSRFSLPTMPVEDYPQLPDMPQRAGSVAADALAAAVAQVAVASGRDDTLPMLTGIRLEIEGSQLTLAATDRFRLAVRELEWSPEDASISTAVLIPAKTLAEVAKTLAGSGTVEIALSAGDGMLGLTGGGRRSTSRLLDAEFPRFRQLIPAEHTTAVELDVALLVEAIKRVSLVADRVAQIRMEFGEDGLRLAAGGDDVGSAEEELPCALDGSPLTIAFNPGYLLDALGALHTDRAQLTFTTPNRPALVRPVPKPATDDAGEAPSPEKSGYLHLLMPVRLPG from the coding sequence ATGAAGTTCCGGGTCGAACGCGACGTCCTCGCGGACGCGGCCGCCTGGGTGGCGCGCAGCCTCCCGGCTCGTCCGCCGGTGCCCGTGCTCGGCGGGGTCCTCATCCAGTCCGACGGCGAGTCCGGCGAGAAGCTGACCGTCTCCGGCTTCGACTACGAGACCTCGGCGCGCGTCGAGCTCGACGCGACGGTCGGGGAGCCGGGCCGCACGCTCGTCTCCGGGCGGCTGCTGGCCGACATCACCCGGGCGCTCCCGTCCAAGCCGGTCGACCTGACCGTCGACGGCTCCCGCGCCACGATCAACTGCGGCAACTCCCGGTTCAGCCTCCCGACGATGCCGGTCGAGGACTACCCGCAGCTGCCCGACATGCCGCAGCGCGCCGGGTCGGTCGCCGCCGACGCGCTCGCCGCCGCCGTCGCCCAGGTCGCCGTCGCGTCCGGGCGGGACGACACGCTGCCGATGCTGACCGGCATCCGGCTCGAGATCGAGGGCTCGCAGCTGACGCTCGCGGCCACCGACCGGTTCCGGCTCGCCGTCCGCGAGCTCGAGTGGTCCCCGGAGGACGCCTCGATCTCGACCGCGGTGCTGATCCCGGCCAAGACCCTGGCCGAGGTCGCCAAGACCCTCGCCGGGTCCGGCACCGTGGAGATCGCGCTGTCGGCCGGGGACGGGATGCTCGGGCTCACCGGCGGCGGCCGCCGCTCCACCAGTCGGCTGCTCGACGCCGAGTTCCCCCGCTTCCGCCAGCTGATCCCGGCCGAGCACACCACCGCGGTCGAACTCGACGTGGCGCTGCTGGTCGAGGCGATCAAGCGTGTCTCGCTCGTCGCGGACCGGGTCGCCCAGATCCGGATGGAGTTCGGCGAGGACGGGCTGCGCCTGGCCGCTGGCGGCGACGACGTCGGGTCCGCCGAGGAGGAGCTGCCCTGCGCGCTCGACGGCAGTCCGCTGACGATCGCGTTCAACCCGGGCTACCTGCTCGACGCCCTCGGCGCGCTGCACACCGACCGCGCCCAGCTGACGTTCACCACGCCGAACCGGCCCGCGCTGGTCCGCCCGGTGCCCAAGCCCGCCACCGACGACGCCGGCGAGGCTCCGTCGCCGGAGAAGTCCGGCTACCTGCACCTGCTGATGCCGGTCCGGCTGCCCGGCTGA